The sequence ATATCGTCGATAAACTGAACCAATCTGAAATGGGACTTACAccaaaacaaacagaaaagtaAGTTGTCAAATTCATTATCGAAATGTTACTCCGAATGTCTACTTATACTTGAAGGGCGCGAACAGGCATGCATGCTCCTTTGGTTCCCGAACTCTCTACGATACAGTCAAATTTTCCCTCAAGAAATCGGGAATCAAGTATTCTAATGGATCAGTCTCTCGATTCCCGCGCCTCAATAATAAGTTTAAACGTATCATCATCAACAATATTTGGAAATGATGGGCCAACATCAAGTAAAACTCTAAGGTGTGCAACAGATagcaatagcaaaaacacatttgaaaattgtatattttatttgcttctaTATACAGTTATAGTCCAATAGTGCGTAAATGTATGGCAGAAATCGAAAATGTTATGGAAAGTAAAATGTCGCAATTTTTAGAAACTCTTAAAGATCTAAGTAAAGAGAATTTCAATCAGCAAACTACAATTATGGAAAAAAACCGTAGTTCTACTCCATGGACAACCGATTCCGCTAGTGCTGGCGCGCTACCGTTTGTTAGTCGTGAAGAATTCAAAACTATTATGCAAGAAGTATGGAAAGAAAATGTCGTGAAAGCAAAGAATACACCTTTAAGCAATGGAAATGGTTCCGAATCAATGTTGTTAGAGTCCTCTCTTATAGGAAAATATCCCAAATGCCAGctggtaatttttttgtaatgtatgaaaatatttgaaattacaCTTTCTATCACTCAGTTTACAACAAGCAGTCCGGTTTTCAAAGTCCCTGCTGTACCTACTAAAGGAACTGCTGGTGCTGAAGAGCCTGCTGAAATTCTATATTTACCTGCAAATGCTTCTGAAGCCCATGAGGATTCTACATGTAGTAAAGTAGAAATGCGACGATCTCGACGGATTTCACAACGGCTACAATATAActcatttaccaatttaaacGGTTGCGGCACAGTAAATGAAACATTACGACGTTCTCGCCGCGTTTCTGCAATGAGAGAACGACAAAGTTCTATTGATGCTGCTCACTTAAATATATTGGAATCAGATAAGGGAAATGGAAAACCTATAAATAACTCAAAACAACATAAAAGCGCCAGGAATTGTGTCGCTTCTTTAAAAAATAGTGTCATAGAAAGATACTTTGGCCTTGATTCGAAAAAGGCAATTGCGAacgtcaaaataaataaaccgaATATTCAAAAACATCGAAAAGCTATATTAGATTTACTAAATACGGGATCTATAAAGGAGTTGCAAATACTACCACAAATTGGTCAAAAAATGGCATTTCAGTTGGTGACTCATAGGTAATTGGCATTTAGAACTATACCATCactatacagggtggctgatgaattttgctacattaagaaactcaaataactttttttttagtgtatggaattcatttattttttttttttcaagttgaaggtcattaaattttattaaatgtagcttaactagttttaaaaataattgaatttaaatggccccaatgctcgttgacacaagtgcggcatcttagtaaaaagttgttcattgctgctttgggagttgcgacaggaatagccacaattgttgcccgaatggattgttttagttcatccaaatttgttggctttgttttataaacttcttgtttacataaaccccacaagaaaaagtcaggtgcagtaaggtcaggcgacctggggggccaacgaaattcggagtttcttgaaatcagtttattgggaaattttcgtcgcaactctgtcataacagtctgggctatgtgagacgttgccccatcttgctgaaaccacacagagttgaaaggaattctctttcggcgtagtccTGGATAGacaaattctttcagcattttcaaataacggtctccagtaaccgtaacggtgcgaccattttcttcaaaaaaaaaaaaggcccgacaatacagcgtgaagaaaccgcacaccacactgtcacgcgaagaggatgcaattccgtctcgtggagtatctgtgggttagaagtactccatattcgacaattttgtttgttcacattgccgtttaaatcgaaatgggcctcatcagacatgaaaaggcagtttaacatgttttggtcttcttccaccatttgcaggatcttctggcaaaattccaagcgaatcggcaagtctgctgcattcagtttgttaaccatttgaattttgtagggaaataagtctaaatctttgtgcattattgtttgaaaagactgtcggctgacaccaagttgagcagataagcttcttgttgaaacccttggattgctttgtatagctgcagctacagcagcgatcgtttcctccgtccgaactggtgggtttcgatgataaggccttcttgcgactgttccttgctcagcaaaattattcaccagtctcattatggtccatctgctcgggggatcgccgccaaacatccgcctgtactctctctgtaccaaaactacggactccaatgcgtgatagcggcggactatccaaattcttgtttgcgtgccccagttatccattttaataaattttaaagatcaatctgcaaattaaaataaaaatggaacagataacttaaaaagaaaaaaagttattaaatttttttttggtagcggctttcatcagccaccctgtattaagctaatttacatatattttccatCAAATTATAGAACATTAAGTGGGAAATTTAAAAACCTGACTCAACTCGAAAAACTCCCAATATGGCGTGGAAATTCTTGGATACGTTTTGCACAGGTAATTAAAATCgatttctgttatgaaaaaatCTCGAAATTTGCATTTCTTTTACAATTGCAGGCTAATTTACTAGTGGACTGATACGAAGTcgtacaaacatttttatttatagcgATGGTCAATATAAGATAGTTtctaatttacataaaaatgttttacaattttccataaaaaaaagaaaaataaaaaaattagaaaatattatcGATATCAATATCAAATATTCAGCTATCAATAACGTTCTAGTTTTCAGAGCAAAACTcagaatttcaatttaattaaacaaaaaacacttaCTTTTTTCTATGCCTCAATTTTATGTATTCCCAATTATGCATGAAGTGCAATAAAGCCACCCCATCCGAGTTTATTTGTAGATGCAAATATTTGGTTTATACATTCCATTCTGTTTATTGAGTGTACACACACAGAATTACAATTACGCCCAAGACAAAAAATATGACTATGGAAATGCGCGGAATTATAGACGCCCGCAATTGGGCATTGCCCAGTTAGTTGTGccgtatgaaaataaaaaaattaatcttcATAAAAACAagaatattcgaaagtgttatataatatattacgctatttacaaaaatggtacaccaactacaaaaataaatgatGTCTACTCGATTTCCcatattaaacattttaaaacgtAAATAATGCATAGACCTTACTGAAAacccgccgtggccgaatgggttgagaTGTGACACAAGTCAATAATGCTTGCGTTGGAAAGCCCGTGTATGTAACACCAAATACCTGCCCCCGGCAGGCAATAACAAccttccgagtatatttcttccatgaaaaactTCTTAATTAATGGCTTAAAAttctaggtccctccatttgaagaaaaaaatcaagacgTATACCACAAATTGTTGGagcagcttggccaaacacccaacaagggATGTAATagccaattatataatttataaagtGCTCTGCAAGTACAAAAAACTGTTCATGAAATTGCGGATAGGTGGGCACGAAATACTGTCGCAAGAGGCAATAAAGTgcggacttagtgggggaaagttgtaggttcctcgcagtgaagaagcgaaaaAGGTAGGCgacgtagttgttgttgtagcagtaataaaacccgtcagtgtagggtatatcaccggtcgtcttcgcctgcgtcatctaaaggtaggcccaggaaacatgctgtttcgacaggttgggtccagaggaa comes from Anastrepha ludens isolate Willacy chromosome 3, idAnaLude1.1, whole genome shotgun sequence and encodes:
- the LOC128856801 gene encoding kinesin-like protein Nod — encoded protein: MSNIDDRNDAAAVRVIVREKPARDSQTTSVISYLECSANILVADGRPFTFDKVLVPAATQEELFRDIRPLVDKVKKGYNCTALAYGQTGTGKSHSMGLNSSSSAGEDVGIIPRCLLEILQTDVLGPESSFSSEVPVQIYASFIEIYNEKVFDLLSENTNVPIIARGYKYTGGTRKVLKTMDDCHCVLQQGNKNRHVRPTKMNSQSSRSHAIFTIHVHTVSEKGVINTRLNLVDLAGSEGVRRTGHQGVAMSEGVNINQGLLSIGKVLQAKALGHKVIPYRDSVLTSVLQDSLNENSYLTLLACISPHRADLTETLSTLRFAQSVKQLKHSPHISVILAESKKNRMKTPKKPTITPVPKKRQFCGIAVSLDHKALKAGYHSNTFCTPSKLKRNNIVDKLNQSEMGLTPKQTEKARTGMHAPLVPELSTIQSNFPSRNRESSILMDQSLDSRASIISLNVSSSTIFGNDGPTSSKTLSYSPIVRKCMAEIENVMESKMSQFLETLKDLSKENFNQQTTIMEKNRSSTPWTTDSASAGALPFVSREEFKTIMQEVWKENVVKAKNTPLSNGNGSESMLLESSLIGKYPKCQLFTTSSPVFKVPAVPTKGTAGAEEPAEILYLPANASEAHEDSTCSKVEMRRSRRISQRLQYNSFTNLNGCGTVNETLRRSRRVSAMRERQSSIDAAHLNILESDKGNGKPINNSKQHKSARNCVASLKNSVIERYFGLDSKKAIANVKINKPNIQKHRKAILDLLNTGSIKELQILPQIGQKMAFQLVTHRTLSGKFKNLTQLEKLPIWRGNSWIRFAQANLLVD